The Candidatus Dechloromonas phosphoritropha genome includes a region encoding these proteins:
- the hybB gene encoding Ni/Fe-hydrogenase cytochrome b subunit: protein MSAHLPAAPVGGKLINNTTVVCGVLIVLMLAVLAARFILGLGAVTNLNDGYAWGLWVVVDVLIGSALACGGFSVAMMVYIFNKGEYHPLVRPALLTSLFGYTLAGAGVMFDLGRYWNFWHILWPGYWNLNSALFETALCISIYILVMWIEFSPVFMEKWGLNVAKKKLGKVLFFFIALGTVLPMMHQSSIGTLLVLMGGQVNPLWQTPIVPLLYLLSAILMGYGVVLFESCLASAAYRREIETVILGPMAKVMLGMLGVYLIVRVVDLTVRGACGNAFSFGLVAIFFWVEMILFCLPFALVGTADARRNPARLFLGGVSIMLAGAFLRLNGYLIGFDTGPGWQYFPSIPELLVTMGMTAVAVLGFIVVTRLFPVLPREEASAN, encoded by the coding sequence ATGAGCGCCCATCTGCCCGCGGCTCCGGTCGGCGGAAAGCTGATCAATAACACCACGGTCGTCTGCGGCGTCCTCATAGTGCTGATGCTGGCAGTCCTGGCGGCGCGTTTCATTCTTGGCCTGGGCGCGGTAACCAACCTGAACGATGGCTATGCGTGGGGTCTATGGGTGGTGGTGGACGTCCTCATCGGTTCCGCTCTCGCTTGCGGCGGCTTTTCGGTGGCGATGATGGTCTACATCTTCAACAAGGGCGAGTATCACCCGCTGGTGCGGCCCGCCCTGCTGACCAGCCTGTTCGGCTATACGCTGGCCGGTGCCGGCGTCATGTTTGACCTCGGGCGTTACTGGAACTTCTGGCACATCCTGTGGCCCGGCTACTGGAACCTGAATTCGGCCCTGTTCGAGACGGCTCTGTGCATCTCGATCTACATTCTCGTGATGTGGATCGAGTTCTCGCCCGTCTTCATGGAGAAGTGGGGCCTGAACGTGGCCAAGAAAAAACTGGGCAAGGTGTTGTTCTTCTTCATCGCCCTTGGCACCGTGCTGCCGATGATGCACCAATCGTCGATCGGCACGCTGCTGGTTCTGATGGGCGGCCAGGTCAATCCGCTCTGGCAGACTCCCATCGTGCCGCTTCTCTACCTGCTGTCGGCGATCCTCATGGGCTATGGCGTGGTGCTGTTCGAGTCCTGCCTCGCGTCCGCGGCCTACCGGCGGGAAATCGAAACCGTCATTCTGGGCCCGATGGCCAAGGTGATGCTCGGCATGCTCGGCGTCTATCTGATCGTGCGTGTTGTCGACCTGACGGTACGCGGCGCCTGTGGCAATGCTTTCAGCTTTGGCCTGGTGGCGATCTTCTTCTGGGTCGAGATGATCCTGTTCTGCCTGCCCTTCGCGCTAGTTGGCACGGCCGACGCCCGCCGTAACCCGGCCCGGCTCTTCCTGGGGGGGGTCTCCATCATGCTCGCCGGTGCCTTTCTGCGGCTCAACGGCTATCTCATCGGCTTCGATACGGGTCCGGGCTGGCAATACTTCCCGTCGATTCCCGAACTGCTCGTCACTATGGGCATGACCGCAGTGGCAGTGCTTGGATTTATCGTCGTTACCCGCCTCTTCCCGGTGCTGCCGCGCGAAGAAGCAAGCGCCAACTGA
- the hybA gene encoding hydrogenase 2 operon protein HybA encodes MLSRRNFLKGCVAGSGAAVAALAPAPADARGNLTKPPGGLGLLYDATLCVGCQACVAACKEANNNPAEFRTADRLWDTPLDTTGHTFNVIKVYANGTGETKDVETNGFSFMKTSCMHCADASCVSACPVSAMRKDPVTGIVSYNPDACFGCRYCVAACAFGIPKYQFDSPIGKIGKCELCRHRHKDGHYSACAEVCPTGATLFGQTVDLLAEARRRLALKPGETTLIPRGRLPYGDIEAEKASTWKRDPDMRYEARVGNYLQHIYGEHEYGGTQVLKLSAVNFEKVGMPKLPERSSASLSEGIQHTLYQGMIMPIAVLGVMTWAARRNVRKDDDDSKGGES; translated from the coding sequence ATGCTGAGCAGACGCAATTTTCTCAAGGGTTGCGTGGCCGGCAGCGGCGCCGCGGTAGCGGCACTGGCCCCCGCTCCTGCCGACGCCCGCGGCAACCTGACGAAACCACCCGGCGGCCTCGGTCTGCTGTATGACGCAACGCTTTGCGTCGGTTGTCAGGCCTGTGTTGCCGCGTGCAAGGAAGCGAACAACAATCCGGCCGAATTCAGGACGGCGGACAGGTTGTGGGATACCCCGCTCGACACGACGGGTCACACCTTCAACGTGATCAAGGTCTATGCCAACGGTACCGGCGAAACCAAGGACGTCGAGACAAACGGCTTCTCCTTCATGAAGACGTCCTGCATGCACTGCGCCGATGCTTCGTGCGTATCGGCGTGTCCGGTATCGGCCATGCGCAAGGATCCGGTGACGGGTATCGTCAGCTATAACCCCGATGCCTGTTTCGGATGCCGTTACTGCGTCGCCGCCTGCGCGTTCGGGATTCCCAAGTACCAGTTTGACTCGCCGATCGGCAAGATCGGCAAATGCGAGCTCTGCCGCCACCGCCACAAGGACGGCCACTATTCAGCGTGCGCCGAGGTCTGCCCGACCGGCGCGACGCTGTTCGGCCAGACCGTGGATCTGCTCGCCGAAGCCAGGCGGCGGCTGGCGCTCAAGCCAGGCGAGACGACGCTCATCCCGCGCGGTCGTCTGCCCTATGGCGACATCGAGGCGGAAAAGGCAAGCACCTGGAAGCGGGATCCGGATATGCGTTACGAAGCGCGGGTCGGAAACTACCTGCAGCACATCTACGGCGAACACGAATACGGCGGTACCCAGGTCCTCAAACTGTCGGCGGTGAATTTCGAAAAGGTCGGCATGCCCAAGCTGCCGGAGAGATCCTCAGCTTCGCTCTCGGAGGGCATTCAGCACACGCTGTATCAGGGCATGATCATGCCGATTGCCGTGCTCGGCGTCATGACCTGGGCTGCCAGACGCAATGTCAGGAAGGATGACGATGATTCCAAAGGAGGCGAGTCATGA
- a CDS encoding HyaD/HybD family hydrogenase maturation endopeptidase, which produces MRIVVLGIGNILLSDEGVGVRVVEALADGWRLPPEVEVIDGGTSAMEMLEQLENLDLLIVVDCVRGGRPPATHVLLRGDAVPVFFRTKLSPHQVGLSDVLANLELIGRSPAETIIIGIEPESMALGMALTSAVAARVPELVALAVGEIRARGLTVAERT; this is translated from the coding sequence ATGCGCATCGTGGTTCTCGGAATTGGCAACATCCTCCTCTCCGACGAAGGCGTCGGTGTCCGCGTTGTCGAAGCGCTGGCTGATGGCTGGCGTCTGCCGCCCGAGGTCGAGGTCATCGATGGCGGCACCAGCGCCATGGAAATGCTCGAACAACTGGAGAACCTGGATCTGCTGATTGTCGTCGACTGCGTGCGCGGCGGGCGCCCACCCGCCACCCATGTCCTGCTCAGGGGCGACGCGGTGCCGGTGTTTTTCCGGACCAAGCTGTCGCCGCACCAGGTCGGGCTTTCGGATGTTCTCGCCAATCTCGAATTGATCGGCCGCTCGCCAGCGGAGACGATCATCATCGGCATCGAGCCGGAGTCGATGGCGCTGGGCATGGCGCTGACGTCTGCCGTGGCGGCCCGGGTACCGGAACTGGTAGCACTCGCCGTCGGCGAAATCCGGGCACGCGGCCTGACGGTCGCGGAGCGTACGTGA
- a CDS encoding HupE/UreJ family protein, with amino-acid sequence MGFLLLLAIPSAEAHLNSTGLGPVYDGLTHFLTSPEDLVSALALALLAGLRGVEHGRRAAFVLPVAWLLGMLPGLNVPALSIGAFGAAVALLVLGGLVVADVNISLRALTALGALLGLVHGFLNGSGMGLTGSSIAAALGIVSAVFVLVVLVTACVAALRTGWARIAVRVGGSWIAASGLLMLGWSFRGG; translated from the coding sequence GTGGGTTTCCTGCTGCTGCTCGCTATCCCATCCGCCGAGGCGCACCTGAATTCGACGGGCCTGGGCCCGGTCTACGACGGCCTGACACATTTCCTGACCAGCCCCGAGGATCTGGTGAGCGCGCTTGCGCTGGCATTGCTGGCCGGGCTGCGCGGCGTCGAGCATGGCCGCCGCGCAGCGTTCGTGCTGCCGGTGGCGTGGCTACTCGGCATGCTGCCCGGACTGAATGTGCCAGCCTTGAGCATCGGGGCGTTCGGTGCGGCCGTCGCCTTGCTCGTATTGGGTGGACTGGTCGTCGCCGACGTCAATATCTCACTGCGGGCGTTGACCGCACTCGGCGCCTTGCTCGGTCTCGTGCATGGTTTCCTAAACGGCAGCGGCATGGGGCTAACGGGCTCGTCTATTGCCGCCGCTCTCGGAATCGTGTCCGCTGTGTTCGTGCTCGTTGTGCTCGTCACCGCATGCGTCGCCGCGCTGCGGACTGGTTGGGCGCGCATCGCGGTGCGGGTCGGCGGCAGCTGGATCGCGGCGAGCGGGTTGCTGATGCTGGGGTGGTCGTTCCGTGGCGGATGA
- a CDS encoding transposase family protein produces the protein MTCAMMALCAVLCRADTWVDVAEWAEDNESWLRQYYRASLLGLVPLR, from the coding sequence ATGACCTGCGCGATGATGGCGCTGTGCGCGGTACTGTGTAGAGCCGATACCTGGGTGGATGTTGCCGAATGGGCCGAGGACAACGAATCCTGGTTGAGGCAGTACTACCGCGCTTCATTGCTCGGCCTCGTGCCTCTGAGGTAA
- a CDS encoding site-specific integrase: MTITTQSISPLRQRMIDDMRIRKLCDKTQTHYIRAVRQFAGFLGRSPDTATIEDLRRYQLHLVDHGISPVSLNAAITGLKFFFDVTLDHVALMAKMQPVRVPRTLPVILSREGVSRLIVAAGNLKHQSALSIAYGAGLRASEVISLKVGDIDSQRMTLRVEQGQGQQDRYVMLSPVLLERLRVWWRVARAQGKMLDGGWLFPDLNPIDSLSTRQLNRAIHAAAMAARIDKRISMHTLRHSFATHLLEQKVDIRVIQVLLEHKKLDTTALYTQVATDILREVVSPLENLNPV, translated from the coding sequence ATGACCATCACGACCCAAAGCATCAGCCCGTTGCGTCAACGCATGATCGACGACATGCGGATACGCAAGCTATGCGACAAGACCCAGACTCACTATATTCGCGCCGTTCGGCAATTCGCCGGTTTCCTGGGTCGCTCGCCGGACACCGCGACCATCGAAGACCTGCGACGCTACCAGTTGCACCTCGTTGATCACGGCATATCGCCCGTTTCGCTCAATGCCGCAATCACCGGGCTGAAATTCTTCTTTGACGTGACGCTCGACCATGTGGCGTTGATGGCCAAAATGCAACCTGTGCGAGTCCCGCGCACGTTACCGGTGATCCTGAGCCGCGAAGGAGTGTCGCGCCTGATTGTTGCTGCCGGCAACCTGAAGCACCAGAGCGCGCTCTCCATTGCCTACGGGGCCGGATTGCGCGCCAGCGAGGTGATTTCCCTCAAGGTCGGTGACATCGACAGCCAGCGCATGACACTGCGGGTTGAACAAGGCCAAGGCCAACAAGATCGCTACGTCATGCTCTCACCCGTTCTGCTCGAACGCCTGCGGGTCTGGTGGCGCGTCGCCCGTGCGCAGGGCAAGATGCTTGATGGTGGTTGGCTATTTCCCGACCTGAACCCGATCGATTCGCTCAGCACCCGCCAACTCAACCGCGCCATCCATGCCGCGGCGATGGCCGCCCGGATCGACAAGCGCATCTCGATGCACACCCTGCGTCACAGTTTCGCCACCCACCTGCTGGAACAGAAAGTGGATATCCGCGTGATCCAGGTTCTGCTCGAGCATAAGAAACTCGACACCACCGCGCTGTACACCCAGGTCGCCACCGACATCCTGCGCGAAGTGGTCAGCCCGCTGGAGAATCTGAACCCCGTATAG
- a CDS encoding nickel-dependent hydrogenase large subunit — protein MSKRVTIDPVSRIEGHLRVDVEVDGGMVKKAWASGQMFRGVETILIGRDPRDAWAITQRICGVCTTVHAMASVRAVENALQLEIPINAQYIRNMIMLAHTVHDHIVHFYHLSALDWVDVVSALKADPGKAATLAQSLSSWNGNSKAEFTQVQDRLKGFVGTGQLGIFTNGYWGHPAMKLSPEVNLLAVVHYLQALEIQRHASKIVAILGSKSPHIQNVAVGGVSNPLSLDSQSVLTLERLMAVRKWIESLDDFVKNVYLVDVAAIGAFYADWTKYGRGITDYLSVPDIPLDGKGTEFALPGGYIEGGKLESFKPIKTFGDPYLVDGVSEAVRHSWYDYKGGDDKSLHPYKGETTPKYTDFQDDGKYSWLKAPTFYGKPMQVGPLARVLGMLAAGHEPTKQYATTALDLVSSLAGAKVGLDAMHSTIGRHAARAIGCAVQCDELAKQWDLLVANMAKGDLATFNHPVFPAGEQRGVGFHEAPRGVLSHWVVIDSGKIKNYQCVVPTTWNAAPRNENSTPGAYEACLVGNPVADPERPLEVLRTVHSFDPCLACAVHVVDEQNKSAVTVTAV, from the coding sequence ATGTCCAAACGAGTAACCATCGACCCGGTGTCCCGCATCGAAGGCCATCTGCGCGTCGACGTCGAAGTCGACGGCGGGATGGTCAAGAAGGCCTGGGCTTCCGGCCAGATGTTCCGTGGCGTCGAGACCATCTTGATCGGTCGCGATCCGCGCGATGCCTGGGCGATCACCCAGCGTATCTGCGGCGTGTGTACGACGGTTCATGCCATGGCCTCGGTGCGCGCGGTGGAAAACGCGCTGCAACTGGAAATCCCGATCAACGCCCAGTACATCCGCAACATGATCATGCTGGCCCACACCGTCCATGACCATATCGTGCACTTCTACCACCTCTCGGCGCTCGACTGGGTCGACGTGGTTTCCGCACTCAAGGCCGATCCGGGCAAAGCGGCGACTCTGGCGCAGAGCCTGTCCAGCTGGAACGGCAACAGCAAGGCCGAATTCACGCAAGTTCAGGACCGGCTCAAGGGCTTCGTCGGCACCGGCCAGCTCGGCATCTTCACCAACGGCTATTGGGGCCACCCGGCGATGAAACTGTCGCCTGAGGTCAATCTGCTGGCTGTCGTGCATTACCTGCAGGCACTTGAAATCCAGCGCCACGCCTCGAAGATCGTCGCCATCCTCGGCTCCAAGTCGCCGCATATCCAGAATGTCGCCGTCGGCGGTGTCTCCAATCCGCTGTCGCTCGATTCGCAGTCGGTGCTGACCCTCGAGCGCCTGATGGCGGTCAGGAAATGGATTGAATCGCTCGACGATTTCGTCAAGAACGTTTATCTCGTCGATGTTGCCGCGATCGGTGCCTTCTACGCCGACTGGACCAAGTACGGGCGTGGCATCACCGACTACCTGAGCGTGCCGGACATCCCGCTCGATGGCAAGGGCACCGAGTTTGCGCTCCCCGGCGGCTACATCGAGGGTGGAAAACTGGAAAGCTTCAAGCCGATCAAGACGTTTGGTGACCCGTATCTCGTCGATGGCGTTTCGGAGGCGGTCAGGCACTCGTGGTATGACTACAAGGGGGGCGACGACAAGTCGCTGCACCCGTACAAGGGCGAGACGACGCCGAAATACACCGATTTCCAGGACGACGGCAAGTATTCCTGGCTCAAGGCGCCCACCTTCTACGGCAAGCCGATGCAGGTCGGGCCGTTGGCCAGGGTTCTCGGCATGCTGGCCGCCGGCCACGAGCCAACCAAGCAATACGCGACCACGGCGCTCGATCTGGTATCCAGCCTGGCCGGCGCCAAGGTCGGGCTCGACGCCATGCATTCGACCATCGGACGCCACGCGGCCCGGGCCATTGGCTGCGCGGTGCAATGCGACGAACTGGCGAAGCAATGGGATCTGCTGGTCGCCAACATGGCCAAGGGTGATCTTGCCACCTTTAACCATCCGGTTTTTCCGGCGGGTGAGCAGCGCGGCGTCGGCTTCCACGAAGCGCCACGCGGCGTGCTCTCGCACTGGGTCGTGATCGACTCCGGCAAGATCAAGAACTATCAGTGCGTCGTGCCGACCACCTGGAATGCCGCGCCGCGCAACGAGAACAGCACGCCGGGCGCCTATGAGGCCTGCCTAGTCGGCAATCCGGTGGCTGATCCTGAGCGGCCGCTCGAAGTTTTACGCACCGTACATTCCTTCGACCCCTGCTTGGCCTGCGCTGTCCATGTTGTCGACGAGCAGAATAAATCGGCGGTTACCGTGACGGCCGTTTGA
- a CDS encoding hydrogenase small subunit yields the protein MAKQDLMLLESDERIDAAATRLSMTRREFLQFCAVLATTLGLPQGADAAIAEAVATKRRPSVIWLHFQECTGCTESLLRAEHPTLEKLILDVISLDYHETLFAAAGHQIEAARLQAMSENKGKYLLVIEGAIPTKDGGIYCKIGGKTAIELAKECAADAAAVIAIGSCASWGGMPSTDPNPTGASSVSQVLGKPVVTIPGCPPNPYNFLSSVVNYLTFGSLPAVDHLGRPKFAYSRLIHENCERRAHFDAGRFALEFGDDAHRHGFCLYKLGCKGPETYANCPTIQFGDIGAGTWPVGCGHPCIGCTEQGIGFQKPIHALAKMKNIQPGVFLPGVVEQKGMGATLGSAAVLAAVAGVAIGAGAKLTRNLGLSHKAEEMEKAKKAGKPSNESAEV from the coding sequence ATGGCCAAGCAAGATCTGATGTTGCTGGAGAGCGATGAGCGGATCGACGCGGCGGCAACACGCCTGTCGATGACGCGCCGGGAATTCCTGCAGTTTTGTGCGGTTCTGGCGACGACTCTGGGATTGCCACAGGGGGCCGATGCGGCGATTGCCGAGGCGGTGGCGACCAAGCGGCGTCCGAGTGTGATCTGGCTGCATTTCCAGGAGTGCACGGGGTGCACCGAATCCTTGTTGCGCGCCGAACACCCGACGCTGGAAAAATTGATCCTCGACGTCATTTCGCTTGATTACCACGAGACGCTGTTCGCCGCCGCCGGCCACCAGATCGAGGCGGCCCGGCTGCAGGCGATGAGCGAGAACAAGGGCAAATATCTTCTAGTCATCGAAGGCGCGATTCCGACCAAGGATGGTGGCATCTATTGCAAGATTGGCGGCAAGACGGCGATCGAACTGGCCAAGGAATGTGCGGCCGACGCGGCGGCGGTAATCGCCATCGGTTCCTGCGCTTCGTGGGGTGGCATGCCATCGACCGACCCCAATCCGACCGGCGCCTCGAGCGTCTCGCAAGTGCTTGGCAAGCCGGTCGTGACCATCCCGGGTTGCCCGCCCAATCCCTACAACTTCCTGTCTTCCGTCGTCAATTACCTGACCTTCGGCAGCTTGCCTGCGGTCGACCATCTTGGCCGGCCGAAATTCGCCTATTCGCGCCTGATCCACGAGAACTGCGAGCGGCGCGCGCACTTCGACGCCGGGCGCTTCGCCCTTGAGTTCGGCGACGATGCGCACCGTCATGGCTTTTGTCTGTACAAGCTTGGCTGCAAGGGTCCGGAAACCTACGCCAATTGCCCGACCATCCAGTTTGGCGATATTGGCGCCGGCACCTGGCCGGTCGGTTGCGGCCACCCGTGCATCGGCTGCACTGAGCAGGGTATCGGATTCCAGAAGCCCATTCATGCCCTGGCCAAGATGAAGAACATTCAACCCGGCGTCTTCCTGCCAGGCGTTGTCGAGCAGAAAGGCATGGGTGCCACGCTTGGATCAGCCGCCGTGCTGGCGGCGGTCGCCGGAGTTGCGATCGGTGCGGGGGCCAAGCTGACGAGGAATCTCGGGCTCTCGCACAAGGCGGAGGAGATGGAAAAGGCGAAAAAGGCTGGCAAGCCCAGCAACGAATCAGCGGAGGTGTGA